A genome region from Mauremys reevesii isolate NIE-2019 linkage group 12, ASM1616193v1, whole genome shotgun sequence includes the following:
- the CXCR5 gene encoding C-X-C chemokine receptor type 5: MGPYSISMKSYDMNLLGEFSDYNDNDNTTRSYDDYFCPETVSSLASDPTHPFKKIFVPLVYLLIFLLGTLGNALVLIILERYKRARTTTENFLFHLALANLVLLLTLPFGVTESLTGWIFGTFLCKVLSAVHKINFYCSSMLLGCISVDRYLAIVYAIHTYRKRRVRSIHLTCLAIWFLSLVLTLPDLVLMEVWSDKSNHSVCNFQQVGIHGSNMWLATRFLYHIVGFFVPLLVMCYCYTAIVRTLCQSQRLQRQKAVRVAILVTGVFLLCWSPYHMVIFLDTLDKLETLPNDCALADQLGTSIMVTEVIGFTHCCLNPILYAFVGVKFRNDFFRILRDLGCISQETLQEILDVTRKSSGIESDTITSVSTF; the protein is encoded by the coding sequence AATTTGCTGGGGGAATTCAGTGACTACAATGACAATGACAACACCACAAGATCCTACGATGACTACTTTTGTCCAGAAACAGTCTCATCACTGGCTAGTGATCCCACACATCCTTTCAAGAAGATCTTTGTGCCCTTAGTCTACCTTCTGATATTCCTTCTGGGGACCTTGGGCAATGCCCTAGTACTGATCATCCTGGAGCGTTACAAGCGCGCCCGCACTACCACCGAGAACTTCCTCTTTCACCTAGCTCTGGCCAATCTGGTGCTATTGCTCACCTTGCCTTTTGGCGTGACCGAGAGCTTGACTGGCTGGATCTTCGGCACTTTCCTCTGCAAAGTCCTCAGCGCTGTCCACAAGATCAACTTCTACTGCAGCAGCATGCTGCTGGGCTGCATCAGTGTGGATCGCTACCTGGCCATAGTGTATGCTATCCACACCTACAGGAAGCGCAGAGTCAGGTCCATCCACCTCACTTGCCTGGCCATTTGGTTCCTCTCCCTGGTGCTGACCTTGCCCGATCTAGTGCTCATGGAGGTCTGGTCAGACAAGAGCAACCACAGTGTCTGCAATTTCCAGCAAGTTGGGATTCATGGCAGCAACATGTGGCTGGCAACCCGCTTCCTGTATCACATTGTGGGTTTCTTTGTGCCCCTGCTGGTCATGTGCTACTGCTACACAGCCATTGTGAGAACCCTGTGCCAGTCTCAGCGGCTGCAGAGGCAGAAGGCCGTGAGAGTGGCCATCCTGGTCACAGGGGTGTTCCTACTCTGTTGGAGCCCTTACCACATGGTCATCTTTTTGGACACACTAGACAAGCTGGAAACCTTACCGAACGATTGTGCCTTGGCGGACCAGCTGGGCACCAGCATCATGGTGACAGAGGTGATTGGCTTCACACATTGCTGTCTCAACCCCATCCTCTATGCCTTTGTTGGAGTCAAGTTCCGTAACGACTTCTTCCGGATCCTCCGGGACCTGGGCTGCATAAGCCAAGAGACCCTGCAGGAGATCCTTGATGTGACGAGGAAGAGCAGTGGGATTGAGTCGGACACCATCACTTCTGTCAGCACCTTCTAG